A segment of the Chitinophagaceae bacterium genome:
TATTCTTATCTTTGGTTTGATAATGTATGCGGGATTTCTCTATCTCAAAAAAATAGAAGAAAATAATACTTGGATTGGATTGGCAAAAGAAACAGCACATCAATTGGGCACCCCTCTATCCTCCCTTATAGGTTGGTTAGAGCATCTCAAAAACGATGAACAATTCAAAAATTCTGCATTTGTGGAAGAACTCGAAAAAGATATTGATAAATTGCAAACTATCACAGAAAGATTTTCTCAAATAGGATCGCCTGTAAATAATTTTCAGCAAGAAAATATCGTCAATATTACCAAAGAAGTATTAGAATATATTGAAAAAAGAATTCCTACAGATATTCATTTAGAACTTGTAACCATTCCCACCAAAAGTTTAGATATATCTGCACTTGTCAATAAACCACTTTATTCATGGGTAATAGAAAACGTCTGTAAAAATGCAGTAGAATCACTCTCAGGAAAAGGATTCGTGAGCATAAAAATAATAAAAGCAAACCATAATCAAGTATTTATAGAAATAAGAGATACGGGAAGAGGACTTATGAAAAACGAATTTGAAAAAGTGTTTGAACCAGGATACACAAAAAAGAAACGTGGATGGGGACTCGGACTTACTCTTTGCAAGAGAATCATTGAACAATATCACAGAGGAAAGATATTTGTAAAAGAATCCGAATTAGGAAAAGGAACAACTTTTAAAATTATTTTAAGTGAAAATTAGCTCACCCCGATAAGATATCTTATTTTTTCTTATAATATTTATATCATTATTATATAAAACCAATAAATATTTACATTTAAATGAGATAATCTTTTACCCGAATCATTTTCGTTTTCAAAATATCTTGGTAATTATAGAATAGAACTCTTGCATAATGGATAATTATTACATCAAGATTCAATAAATTTATAAAAATAGAATAGTATTCGCTTCAATCTATTATTGATCGATGAAAATATTGTATTTCTGTGTAAAATAGATACAACATTTATTATACATATTTCATAGCATAATTAATACCTGGACAGTAAATTTGGTTTTTACTAAAAAATATATGGAATTTGGATATTGAAATAAGAAAATATAAAAAATAACAATGCAGGGACACTTAAGCGCTTGGTAGGTATCCAAAGAAAATTATTTGATAAAATGATTTCGGAATATATAATGGTATAAATTTTAAATCTACCTACGAAGCACAGTGATAAGTATAACATAATCAGAGTTTTAGTAGAAAATGTAATACGAAGTATAAAAAATATTCAGAATATCATCTGATAAATATAGAAATAATATTTACAAAAATAGGGAAGACCTTCTTATTTGAAATTTGAATATCAGACCCTTTTATAATAGAGGTTTAAAAAAGCATATCAATAGTTACAAAAACTCTATAAAATACTTTTTGAGACAAGATAATTACAATAATTGAAGATAATCGTTATTATTTTAAATAATAAATAAATTTTTAAGTAAAAAATTTATTTATTTTGTGAATTGAAAAATAAAAAAGATATATTTACATAATGATTCAAAATTCATTATAATTTTTAATGATTCAACCAAAGAATTTTATGCTATGGAATTAAATTCAAAAATACCCGATGGCCCCCTTTCAGAAAAATGGACAAAACATAAATTTGATTTAAAATTAGTAAATCCTGCTAATAAAAGAAAATATGATATTATAGTAGTAGGAACAGGTTTAGCAGGTTCATCCGCAGCTGCTAGTTTGTCAGAATTGGGCTATAATGTAAAATCGTTTTGTTTTCAAGACAGCCCCAGAAGAGCACACAGCATTGCCGCACAAGGTGGAATAAATGCAGCGAAAAACTATCAGAACGATGGAGATAGTATTTTTAGATTATTTTATGATACTATAAAAGGAGGAGATTATAGAAGTAGAGAAGCAAATGTTTATAGATTAGCAGAAGTAAGTGTCAATATAATAGATCAATGTGTAGCACAAGGAGTACCTTTTGCAAGAGAATATGGAGGATTACTGGCTAACAGATCTTTTGGCGGAGCACAAGTTTCAAGAACTTTTTATGCCAAGGGACAAACGGGACAACAATTATTGCTAGGTGCTTACAGCGCTTTAAGTAAACAAATTGGATCAGGAAAAATAAAAATGTACAGTAGGACAGAACTGATGGACATAGTAACTATAGATGGTGTAGCAAAAGGTATTGTAGTAAGAGATCTTGTTACGGGGAAAATAGAATCACATTCTGCACATGCAGTGCTTCTCTGTACAGGAGGATATGGAAATGTATTTTTTCTTTCTACAAATGCTATTGGATCCAATGTAACAGCCGCATGGAGATCTCATAAAAAAGGCGCTGCTTTTGCAAACCCATGCTTTACCCAAATTCACCCTACTTGTATTCCCGTTCACGGAGAACACCAATCAAAACTCACTCTCATGTCAGAATCTTTAAGAAACGACGGAAGAGTTTGGGTTCCAAAAACAATAGAAACATCCGAAAAATTAAAAAAAAATATCATAAACCCATCTGATGTAGCAGAAGAAGACAGAGATTATTTTTTAGAAAGAAAATATCCTTCTTTTGGAA
Coding sequences within it:
- a CDS encoding fumarate reductase/succinate dehydrogenase flavoprotein subunit, which encodes MELNSKIPDGPLSEKWTKHKFDLKLVNPANKRKYDIIVVGTGLAGSSAAASLSELGYNVKSFCFQDSPRRAHSIAAQGGINAAKNYQNDGDSIFRLFYDTIKGGDYRSREANVYRLAEVSVNIIDQCVAQGVPFAREYGGLLANRSFGGAQVSRTFYAKGQTGQQLLLGAYSALSKQIGSGKIKMYSRTELMDIVTIDGVAKGIVVRDLVTGKIESHSAHAVLLCTGGYGNVFFLSTNAIGSNVTAAWRSHKKGAAFANPCFTQIHPTCIPVHGEHQSKLTLMSESLRNDGRVWVPKTIETSEKLKKNIINPSDVAEEDRDYFLERKYPSFGNLVPRDVASRNAKEVCDQGRGVSTEGLAVYLDFRDAIKRDGEKNISTKYGNLFDIYLQITGKNPYKEPMMIYPAVHYTMGGLWVDYNLMTNIPGLFALGEANFSDHGANRLGASALMQGLADGYFIAPYTVGDYLARIPSEKVPTTHNAFKETEESVKQNISKLLSIKGNKTPSEFHKALGKVIWDYCGMSRTKEGLIHAQSQVLSIYEEFWNNLKISGKNEELNMSIEKANRVADFIELGYLMIKDAMERNESCGGHFREEYQTEDGEAKRDDANFSHVSVWKYLKPMQHSFHTEKLMFENVKPSQRSYK
- a CDS encoding HAMP domain-containing sensor histidine kinase, which encodes MLTEKIKNTFRGCFVWESIKIEKSSIKICICIIGIIISAASIVYVNLLINKLKEREEKWINLYAKTLEYVSNEKEYSQNFTFILQEIIIPNNYIPVILTDEHKIALEYRNIYQLEKITSEREKKNILQRRIENMEQQYKPIKILVVKGKLNQPPQYNYIYYENSYLLKELQYFPYIQIIIILIFGLIMYAGFLYLKKIEENNTWIGLAKETAHQLGTPLSSLIGWLEHLKNDEQFKNSAFVEELEKDIDKLQTITERFSQIGSPVNNFQQENIVNITKEVLEYIEKRIPTDIHLELVTIPTKSLDISALVNKPLYSWVIENVCKNAVESLSGKGFVSIKIIKANHNQVFIEIRDTGRGLMKNEFEKVFEPGYTKKKRGWGLGLTLCKRIIEQYHRGKIFVKESELGKGTTFKIILSEN